Proteins from one Prevotella sp. E2-28 genomic window:
- a CDS encoding beta-galactosidase, translated as MKLLKHLALAALLMAAPATMQAASKPGTFTTGDKTFLLNGKPFIVKAAEVHYPRIPRPYWEHRIQMCKALGMNTVCIYVFWNIHEQQEGQFDFTGNNDVAEFCRIAQKNGMYVIVRPGPYVCAEWEMGGLPWWLLKKKDIKLRERDPYFMERVKIFEEKVGEQLKPLTIQNGGPIIMIQVENEYGSYGEDKPYVSEIRDCLRGIYGKELSLFQCDWSSNFEKNGLDDLTWTMNFGTGANIDQQFRRLGELRPNAPKMCSEFWSGWFDKWGARHETRPAKDMVEGMDEMLSKGISFSLYMTHGGTSFGHWAGANSPGFAPDVTSYDYDAPINEYGHATPKFWELRKMMAKYNDGKKLPAVPKAPMPIITIPKFELKTFAELLLAPGKEDRGALKTFEEMDMGWGMMLYSTTLPDIPTQSVLTAEMHDFAQVFINGEYIGKVDRVKNEKSLTLPPVKKGQKLLILVEGMGRINFGRAIKDFKGIVGDVTISAEVDNNEVTWKPREWWQCATDDSYETAVNTLRLTANSNINKATEYTKRGYYRGYFNLKKVGDTFLNFETWGKGQVWVNGHAMGRIWSIGPQQTLYVPGCWLKKGKNEIIVLDVVGPKEAVVWGQDKPELNKLQLEKSNKHNNIGDKPDLNSATPVATGTFKAGNGWQTINFGKTAKGRYLAIECLSTQKNGDRAAIAELYLQGQDGKRLSREPWKTKYANSEEENGNHLGDKVFDLQESTYWQTEKGASAPHLLVIDLGSEQSVKALEYLPRAEQGAPGSVKNYKIYLY; from the coding sequence ATGAAACTTTTGAAGCATCTTGCCCTTGCGGCATTATTGATGGCAGCACCTGCTACAATGCAGGCAGCCAGCAAGCCCGGCACGTTTACCACGGGCGACAAGACCTTCTTATTAAACGGAAAGCCATTCATCGTGAAGGCAGCCGAGGTACACTACCCCCGTATTCCCCGTCCTTATTGGGAGCACCGCATCCAGATGTGTAAGGCACTGGGCATGAACACGGTATGTATCTATGTCTTCTGGAACATCCATGAACAGCAGGAGGGTCAGTTTGACTTCACAGGCAATAACGATGTGGCAGAGTTCTGCCGTATCGCTCAGAAGAACGGTATGTATGTTATTGTGCGCCCTGGTCCATACGTCTGTGCAGAATGGGAGATGGGCGGCCTGCCTTGGTGGCTGCTGAAGAAGAAGGACATCAAGCTTCGCGAGCGCGACCCCTATTTCATGGAGCGCGTAAAGATTTTCGAGGAGAAGGTGGGCGAACAGCTCAAGCCCCTCACCATCCAGAATGGTGGTCCTATCATCATGATTCAGGTGGAAAACGAGTACGGCTCGTATGGTGAGGACAAGCCTTACGTCAGTGAGATTCGCGACTGTCTGCGTGGTATCTATGGCAAGGAACTGTCACTCTTCCAGTGCGACTGGTCTTCCAACTTCGAGAAGAACGGTCTTGATGATTTGACATGGACGATGAACTTCGGTACGGGTGCCAACATCGACCAGCAGTTCCGCCGTTTGGGTGAGTTGCGCCCCAATGCGCCAAAGATGTGCTCCGAGTTCTGGAGCGGTTGGTTCGACAAGTGGGGTGCCCGTCACGAGACGCGTCCTGCCAAGGATATGGTGGAGGGCATGGATGAAATGCTCAGCAAAGGCATCTCGTTCTCACTCTATATGACTCACGGAGGAACCTCGTTCGGCCACTGGGCTGGTGCCAACTCTCCTGGCTTCGCACCTGATGTCACCTCTTATGACTACGATGCGCCCATCAACGAGTATGGTCATGCCACGCCCAAGTTCTGGGAATTGCGCAAGATGATGGCAAAATACAACGACGGCAAAAAACTCCCCGCTGTTCCCAAGGCTCCGATGCCTATTATCACCATTCCCAAATTCGAATTGAAAACGTTTGCAGAGTTACTTCTGGCTCCTGGCAAGGAAGATAGAGGTGCACTCAAGACTTTTGAGGAAATGGATATGGGTTGGGGAATGATGCTCTATTCGACCACTCTCCCCGACATACCTACTCAGAGTGTGCTTACTGCTGAGATGCATGACTTTGCACAGGTGTTCATCAACGGTGAATACATTGGTAAAGTGGATCGAGTAAAAAACGAGAAGTCGTTGACTCTGCCTCCCGTCAAGAAAGGGCAGAAACTGCTCATCCTTGTCGAGGGTATGGGCCGTATCAACTTCGGACGGGCTATCAAGGACTTCAAGGGCATCGTTGGCGACGTCACCATCTCTGCTGAAGTAGACAACAATGAAGTAACATGGAAACCTCGCGAATGGTGGCAATGTGCCACTGACGACAGCTACGAGACCGCAGTGAACACGCTTCGCCTCACTGCCAACAGCAACATCAACAAAGCAACCGAATATACAAAACGTGGCTACTACCGTGGCTACTTCAATCTGAAGAAGGTGGGCGACACGTTCCTGAACTTCGAGACATGGGGCAAAGGTCAGGTTTGGGTGAATGGTCATGCGATGGGCCGCATCTGGAGCATCGGTCCGCAGCAGACGCTCTATGTGCCTGGCTGCTGGCTGAAGAAGGGAAAGAACGAGATCATTGTGCTCGATGTGGTAGGTCCAAAAGAGGCAGTTGTGTGGGGTCAGGACAAGCCTGAACTCAACAAACTGCAGTTGGAGAAGAGCAACAAGCACAACAATATCGGTGACAAGCCCGACCTCAACAGTGCGACACCCGTTGCCACAGGTACCTTCAAGGCTGGCAACGGTTGGCAGACAATTAACTTCGGCAAGACGGCCAAAGGTCGCTACCTCGCCATCGAATGTCTTTCAACCCAGAAGAATGGCGACCGTGCTGCTATTGCAGAGCTCTATCTGCAAGGACAAGACGGTAAGCGCCTCTCGCGCGAACCTTGGAAAACAAAGTATGCCAACTCTGAGGAAGAGAACGGCAACCACCTGGGCGATAAGGTCTTTGATTTGCAGGAATCTACCTATTGGCAGACAGAGAAGGGTGCTTCGGCACCACATCTCCTCGTCATCGACCTCGGCTCTGAGCAAAGCGTAAAGGCGCTGGAGTATCTGCCTCGCGCTGAACAGGGTGCACCTGGTTCAGTTAAGAACTATAAAATATACCTTTACTAA
- a CDS encoding phosphate acyltransferase — translation MKAIQCFDELVEHLKASGVCRRVAVVCGQDESTKGAAMRAKEAGFAEPIFVDNEDVDVAAAEAVALVREGKADVIMKGLLNTDNLLKAILNKETGILPKGRVLTHLCCAKMEQYDKLLFMTDVAVIPYPTKEQREQQLIYLLDLCRNMGVEEPRIALISCSEKVNPKHFPCTVEYRELVEQANAGQFGPCIVDGPLDLKTALSPAALHKKGLHSPLEGRSDGLIFSDIQAGNVFYKSITLFCQAQTAAILQGPQVPVVLTSRADSADNKFYSLALACV, via the coding sequence ATGAAAGCAATACAATGTTTTGATGAGTTAGTAGAACACCTGAAGGCCAGTGGTGTATGCCGTAGAGTAGCTGTGGTGTGTGGACAGGATGAGAGTACAAAAGGAGCCGCGATGCGTGCTAAGGAGGCAGGTTTTGCAGAGCCCATCTTCGTAGATAATGAAGATGTGGATGTGGCTGCTGCAGAGGCTGTTGCACTTGTACGTGAGGGTAAGGCAGATGTGATCATGAAGGGTCTGCTGAATACGGATAACCTCCTGAAGGCTATCCTGAATAAGGAGACAGGTATCCTGCCCAAGGGTCGTGTGCTGACTCATCTGTGTTGTGCGAAGATGGAACAATATGATAAGTTGTTGTTTATGACCGATGTGGCTGTGATTCCTTATCCTACGAAGGAGCAGCGTGAACAGCAGCTGATTTATCTCTTGGATCTCTGTCGCAATATGGGCGTAGAGGAGCCTCGTATCGCCTTGATTAGCTGTTCGGAGAAGGTGAATCCGAAGCATTTCCCTTGCACGGTGGAGTATCGTGAGTTGGTAGAACAGGCTAACGCAGGTCAGTTTGGACCCTGTATCGTTGATGGTCCGCTCGACTTGAAGACGGCTCTGTCGCCTGCTGCCTTGCATAAGAAGGGACTTCACTCACCGCTTGAAGGTCGTTCTGATGGTCTTATCTTCTCGGATATTCAGGCAGGTAATGTCTTCTATAAGTCTATCACGCTGTTCTGTCAGGCACAGACGGCAGCTATCCTACAGGGACCTCAGGTGCCTGTGGTGCTGACCTCACGTGCTGACTCAGCCGACAATAAGTTCTATTCGTTGGCATTAGCCTGCGTTTAG
- a CDS encoding helix-turn-helix domain-containing protein, whose product MEKIQDTNIQILKQCSGENCLDNDLLLINNIKDVPLPDSARRTNCIMIGLCTQGEARYSVDTREFSVHPNEAFIVSERHIIDNFHLSHDFEALCMVVSINFFHEIIRNVSEMSALFLYSRNHPVMHYDEKEQHIFKNYFEVIRSRITDNSNHFQKDLIRTLMLAMFYDLSNVIYRAKQGNEKSQSRPDAIFTQFIKLVEDNCRQERRVSWYAKQLCITPKYLSETVKQVSRRTPNEWIDNYVTLEIRVLLKNTTKSIKEITKDMNFPNQSFLGKYFKENVGMSPSKYRKS is encoded by the coding sequence ATGGAAAAGATCCAAGATACTAACATTCAGATTCTCAAGCAGTGTAGTGGTGAAAATTGCCTAGATAATGACCTGCTATTGATTAACAACATTAAAGATGTTCCTCTGCCAGATTCTGCCCGTCGCACAAACTGTATCATGATTGGTTTGTGTACTCAGGGTGAGGCACGCTACTCCGTTGACACCCGCGAGTTCTCCGTCCATCCCAACGAGGCATTTATTGTATCAGAGCGTCATATCATTGATAACTTCCATCTGTCTCATGACTTTGAGGCCCTCTGCATGGTCGTCTCCATTAATTTCTTCCATGAGATTATCCGCAATGTCAGCGAGATGTCAGCCCTTTTCCTCTATTCCCGCAATCATCCTGTGATGCATTACGATGAGAAGGAGCAGCACATCTTCAAGAACTACTTTGAGGTTATCCGCAGCAGAATCACTGACAATTCTAACCATTTCCAGAAGGACCTTATCAGGACCCTTATGCTGGCCATGTTCTATGACCTGAGCAACGTGATTTATCGTGCCAAGCAGGGCAACGAGAAGAGTCAGTCACGCCCTGATGCCATCTTCACTCAGTTCATCAAACTTGTTGAGGACAACTGTCGTCAGGAACGCCGTGTCAGCTGGTATGCCAAGCAGCTCTGCATCACACCAAAGTATCTCTCTGAGACCGTGAAGCAGGTGAGCCGTCGCACACCCAACGAATGGATTGACAATTATGTTACACTTGAGATTCGCGTTCTGCTGAAGAACACCACCAAGAGTATCAAGGAGATTACCAAGGATATGAACTTCCCCAACCAGTCGTTCCTGGGTAAGTACTTCAAGGAGAACGTGGGAATGAGTCCTTCGAAGTATCGTAAGTCGTAA
- the gpmI gene encoding 2,3-bisphosphoglycerate-independent phosphoglycerate mutase codes for MAKKALLMILDGWGIGKHGKGDVIFNTPTPYLDYLTAVSAHSQLQASGEDVGLPDGQMGNSEVGHLNIGAGRIVYQDLVKINRACKDGSIVENPQVKAAYTYAKENNKKLHLMGLCSDGGVHSSLDHLFKLIEVGKHYGLKNQTFVHCFMDGRDTDPKSGKGFIEQVTKVCADNDAAIASIIGRFYAMDRDKRWERVKEGYDLIVNGTGKQATDMVKAVEESYADGVTDEFIKPIHNSSVNGCIEEGDVVIFINFRNDRAKELTVVLTQQDMPEQGMKTVPGLQYYCMTPYDASFTGVNILFPKENVENTLGEYLSQQGKKQLHTAETEKYAHVTFFFNGGREAPYEGEDRILVPSPKVATYDLKPEMSAYEVKDKLVAAINENKYDFIVVNFANGDMVGHTGVYNAIAKAVWAVDHCVEAVIEAAKANDYEAIIIADHGNADNAINADGTPNTAHSLNPVPFIYVTNNNSATVKDGRLADVAPSILHIMGLEQPKDMTGENLICD; via the coding sequence ATGGCAAAGAAAGCACTTTTGATGATTCTCGATGGATGGGGAATCGGAAAACATGGCAAGGGCGACGTGATCTTTAATACGCCCACTCCTTATTTGGATTATCTGACAGCCGTTTCGGCTCACTCACAGTTACAGGCCTCTGGCGAGGATGTTGGTCTGCCCGACGGACAGATGGGTAACTCAGAGGTGGGACACCTGAATATCGGTGCCGGACGTATCGTTTATCAGGACCTCGTGAAGATTAACCGTGCCTGCAAGGACGGTTCTATCGTAGAGAATCCTCAGGTAAAGGCTGCTTATACCTACGCCAAGGAGAACAACAAGAAGTTGCACCTCATGGGCCTGTGCTCTGATGGTGGTGTACACTCAAGCCTCGATCATTTGTTTAAGCTCATCGAGGTGGGCAAGCACTATGGTCTGAAGAACCAGACTTTCGTACACTGCTTCATGGATGGCCGTGATACCGACCCCAAGAGCGGTAAGGGCTTCATTGAGCAGGTGACAAAGGTTTGTGCTGACAACGATGCCGCCATCGCCAGCATCATCGGTCGTTTCTATGCAATGGACCGTGACAAGCGTTGGGAGCGCGTGAAGGAGGGCTATGACCTCATCGTGAACGGTACTGGTAAGCAGGCTACCGATATGGTGAAGGCTGTGGAGGAGAGTTATGCTGACGGCGTGACTGACGAGTTCATCAAGCCTATCCACAACAGCAGCGTGAATGGTTGTATTGAGGAGGGTGATGTGGTTATCTTCATCAACTTCCGTAACGACCGTGCCAAGGAGTTGACCGTGGTGTTGACTCAGCAGGATATGCCTGAGCAGGGTATGAAGACCGTTCCTGGTCTGCAGTACTATTGCATGACTCCATACGATGCCTCATTCACTGGCGTAAACATCCTCTTCCCCAAGGAGAATGTAGAGAATACACTGGGCGAATACCTCTCTCAGCAGGGTAAGAAACAGTTACACACCGCCGAGACAGAGAAGTACGCTCACGTAACATTCTTCTTCAACGGTGGTCGTGAGGCTCCCTACGAGGGTGAGGACCGTATCCTGGTGCCAAGTCCAAAGGTGGCTACCTACGACTTGAAGCCTGAGATGAGCGCCTACGAGGTGAAGGATAAGTTGGTGGCTGCCATCAATGAGAATAAGTATGACTTCATCGTAGTGAACTTCGCTAATGGTGACATGGTGGGTCACACGGGCGTTTACAACGCTATCGCCAAGGCCGTTTGGGCTGTTGACCACTGTGTAGAGGCTGTGATTGAGGCTGCCAAGGCTAACGACTATGAGGCTATCATCATTGCCGACCACGGTAATGCCGACAATGCCATCAACGCTGACGGCACACCTAACACCGCTCACTCGCTGAACCCCGTACCTTTCATCTACGTGACCAACAACAACTCGGCTACGGTGAAGGACGGTCGTCTGGCTGACGTGGCTCCCTCTATCCTGCATATCATGGGACTGGAGCAGCCTAAGGACATGACGGGCGAAAACCTGATTTGTGACTAA
- a CDS encoding uracil-DNA glycosylase, with amino-acid sequence MNVQIEESWKHHLQGEFEKPYFAGLTEKVRQEYTSGTCYPPGKLIFNAFNLCPFDKVKVVIIGQDPYHEPGQAHGLSFSVQDGVVFPPSLINIFKEIQDDLGTPVPPTGNLTRWAEQGVLLLNATLTVRAHMANSHSRIGWQNFTDAAIQALAKEREHLVYMLWGGYARSKAYMINKEKNLVLESVHPSPLSANRGGWFGQHQFSRCNAYLQENGLEPIKW; translated from the coding sequence ATGAACGTACAGATAGAGGAATCGTGGAAACACCACTTGCAGGGGGAATTTGAAAAGCCTTACTTCGCAGGACTCACCGAAAAGGTGAGACAGGAATATACGTCGGGTACGTGCTATCCCCCAGGGAAATTGATTTTCAATGCCTTCAACCTGTGTCCGTTTGACAAGGTGAAGGTGGTGATAATCGGACAAGACCCTTATCACGAGCCAGGACAGGCTCACGGACTGAGCTTCTCAGTGCAGGACGGCGTGGTATTCCCGCCTTCGCTGATAAATATCTTCAAGGAGATACAGGACGACCTGGGTACACCCGTGCCGCCAACGGGTAACCTGACACGATGGGCAGAGCAGGGCGTATTGCTGCTCAACGCCACACTGACGGTAAGGGCGCACATGGCGAATAGTCACAGCAGGATAGGGTGGCAGAACTTCACGGATGCTGCTATCCAGGCGTTGGCTAAAGAGCGTGAACACCTGGTGTATATGCTGTGGGGAGGTTATGCTCGCTCAAAGGCGTATATGATTAATAAAGAGAAGAACCTGGTACTGGAGTCTGTACACCCCTCGCCGCTCTCTGCTAATCGAGGCGGCTGGTTCGGACAGCATCAGTTCTCACGCTGTAATGCGTATCTACAGGAAAACGGACTGGAACCGATAAAGTGGTAG
- a CDS encoding glycoside hydrolase family 30 protein, translating into MKLLLTTTLLLLSIGAKSQTYTIDTKHPQQTIEHFGASDAWSMQTIGLWPEEDAQQQIADWLFSTENDANGQPKGIGLSLWRFNLGAGSAEQGDSSYINKGTRTECFLRFDGTYDWTRQHGQVKFLKMAKEHGVPKFLAFLNSPPVYFTENELATNTGRDGTLNLRSECYDAFAQFMAESMAGLEREHGIHIDYISPTNEPDGHWNWQGPKQEGSPATNWEIAEVARKASAAFTEKGLTTQIMVNESSDLRCLLGIYKTSWERGNAIASFWSKDSTLTYLGDTPLVPHLMLAHSYWTNTPVDYMKKIRLDLRNRLKKYGAKFWQSEICIMSNDEEIGGGGGYDFTMKTALYVARIIHHDLCYANAESWSWWRACGGNYKDGLIRVFDRQHRGRDSRLMWALGNYSRFIRPGAVRYEISSKEKEDPYGVMVSAYQNTDGSWVIVAINYSEQEKPITFTVGRSSASATTWQPYRTSDAEGETLKPLPPCDGTTTLAPRSVTTFVTLNIKD; encoded by the coding sequence ATGAAACTATTACTGACAACAACACTGCTTCTACTGTCAATAGGCGCAAAATCACAGACTTATACTATTGACACAAAGCACCCACAGCAGACCATCGAGCATTTCGGCGCGTCTGATGCCTGGTCTATGCAGACTATCGGACTATGGCCTGAAGAAGATGCGCAACAGCAGATTGCCGACTGGCTCTTCTCAACAGAAAATGATGCTAACGGACAGCCGAAAGGCATCGGACTCTCACTATGGCGTTTCAATCTGGGAGCAGGTAGCGCAGAACAAGGCGACTCTTCATATATTAATAAAGGTACGCGAACGGAGTGCTTCCTGCGCTTCGATGGCACTTACGACTGGACCCGTCAGCACGGGCAAGTAAAATTCTTGAAGATGGCTAAGGAGCACGGCGTGCCTAAGTTTCTAGCATTCCTCAACTCGCCCCCCGTTTATTTCACAGAGAACGAACTGGCAACGAATACTGGTCGCGACGGCACGCTGAACCTACGCTCAGAGTGCTACGATGCCTTTGCGCAGTTTATGGCAGAAAGTATGGCTGGACTGGAGCGTGAACACGGTATCCACATCGACTATATCTCACCCACCAACGAGCCCGATGGCCATTGGAACTGGCAAGGACCGAAACAGGAAGGCTCACCTGCCACCAACTGGGAGATTGCCGAGGTGGCTCGCAAGGCAAGTGCTGCCTTCACAGAGAAGGGACTCACTACACAGATTATGGTCAACGAATCCAGCGACCTGCGCTGCCTACTGGGTATCTACAAAACCTCTTGGGAGCGCGGCAATGCCATTGCTTCGTTCTGGTCGAAGGATAGCACGCTGACTTACCTGGGCGACACACCACTTGTGCCCCATCTGATGCTAGCTCATAGCTATTGGACCAACACGCCCGTGGATTACATGAAGAAAATCCGCTTGGATTTGCGTAATCGTCTGAAGAAATATGGTGCAAAATTCTGGCAGTCGGAGATCTGCATCATGAGCAATGATGAGGAGATTGGCGGTGGTGGTGGTTACGACTTCACCATGAAGACCGCCCTTTATGTGGCTCGCATCATTCATCACGACCTCTGCTATGCTAATGCCGAGAGTTGGTCATGGTGGCGTGCCTGCGGTGGCAACTACAAGGACGGACTTATCCGCGTGTTCGACCGTCAGCATCGCGGACGCGACAGCCGATTGATGTGGGCGCTTGGTAACTACAGCCGCTTCATCCGTCCTGGTGCCGTGCGTTACGAGATAAGCAGTAAAGAGAAAGAAGACCCCTACGGCGTGATGGTGTCGGCCTATCAGAACACGGATGGCTCGTGGGTCATCGTAGCCATCAACTATAGCGAACAGGAGAAGCCCATCACCTTCACTGTGGGCCGAAGTTCGGCTTCGGCCACCACCTGGCAGCCGTATCGTACCAGCGATGCCGAAGGCGAGACCCTCAAGCCCCTCCCCCCTTGCGATGGAACAACTACCCTCGCTCCACGCAGCGTTACTACGTTTGTGACATTAAACATTAAAGATTAA
- the buk gene encoding butyrate kinase → MFILVINPGSTSTKMAVFEDEKPRILRGISHTNEELAQFGDDVLNQLEYRKQLVLDELNRMNEPMHFDAVIGRGGLVKPIAGGVYEINQQMLDDTRNGIAMHNHACNLGCLIAYDIAQTIPGCRSFIADPGVVDELNDYARISGSPLMNRICIWHALNQRAIARRFANEIGKRYEDLDLIICHLGGGISVAAHQHGRAVDANNALDGEGPFSPERAGSLPAADLIRLSFSGKYTEKQLLKRLAGKAGLNAHLGTANVKEIEQRIANGDAHAEKILNAMIYHVAKNIVGLGAVFCGKVDAILLTGGLARSEYVITRLRQRIDFLAPTYCFPGEDEMEALALNALDVLRGQREVKLYT, encoded by the coding sequence ATGTTTATCCTTGTTATTAACCCTGGTTCTACGTCCACGAAGATGGCTGTCTTCGAAGACGAGAAGCCTAGGATTCTGCGTGGTATTAGCCATACCAATGAAGAACTGGCACAGTTTGGCGATGATGTGTTGAACCAGTTGGAATATCGTAAGCAATTGGTGCTGGATGAACTGAATCGCATGAACGAGCCTATGCATTTCGATGCTGTCATTGGTCGCGGCGGATTGGTGAAACCTATCGCTGGTGGTGTGTATGAGATTAACCAGCAGATGCTGGATGATACGCGGAATGGTATTGCGATGCATAATCATGCCTGTAATCTGGGATGCCTGATAGCGTATGATATCGCGCAGACTATCCCTGGCTGCCGGTCGTTTATTGCCGACCCGGGTGTAGTGGATGAACTGAATGACTATGCGCGTATCAGTGGTTCGCCCTTGATGAACCGCATCTGTATATGGCATGCGCTGAATCAGCGTGCCATAGCCCGCAGGTTTGCCAATGAGATAGGCAAGCGTTATGAAGACCTCGACTTGATTATTTGCCATTTAGGTGGTGGAATCTCTGTTGCAGCTCATCAGCATGGCAGGGCGGTAGATGCCAATAATGCGTTGGATGGTGAAGGACCTTTCTCGCCAGAGCGTGCCGGCTCATTGCCTGCTGCCGACCTGATTCGACTGAGTTTTAGTGGGAAATATACAGAGAAACAACTGCTGAAACGTCTGGCAGGTAAGGCTGGGCTGAATGCCCACTTAGGTACAGCTAATGTAAAGGAGATAGAACAGCGTATTGCTAATGGCGATGCCCATGCCGAAAAGATTCTGAATGCCATGATTTATCATGTGGCAAAGAATATTGTGGGACTAGGGGCTGTGTTCTGTGGAAAGGTGGATGCTATTCTGCTCACAGGCGGATTGGCACGCTCAGAATATGTGATTACTCGCTTGCGTCAGCGCATCGATTTCCTGGCACCTACTTATTGCTTCCCTGGCGAAGATGAGATGGAGGCTTTGGCACTGAATGCCTTGGACGTATTGCGTGGTCAGCGTGAGGTAAAATTGTACACTTGA
- a CDS encoding DUF3109 family protein, translating to MSKLPPILEVAGVLISSDILTEEFCCDLEVCKGACCIEGDAGAPVTLDEVMEIENSVDGVWKNLSASAQAVIDKQGVAYTDQEGDLVTSIVGGKDCVFTFYDDLTMPDGKNIGNCCLCALEKICKPISCALYPIREKTFADGTVALNYHKWDICKCGREKGKALHLPIYQFLKGPLVRRFGEQWYQELCDVASDLKQQGYL from the coding sequence ATGAGTAAGTTACCTCCTATATTAGAAGTTGCAGGTGTGCTGATTTCCTCAGATATACTGACGGAAGAGTTTTGTTGTGACCTTGAAGTGTGCAAGGGAGCCTGCTGTATCGAAGGCGATGCGGGTGCTCCTGTAACTCTTGATGAGGTGATGGAGATAGAAAACAGCGTGGATGGGGTGTGGAAGAACCTAAGTGCCTCTGCTCAGGCTGTTATTGATAAGCAGGGCGTGGCCTACACCGATCAGGAGGGTGATTTGGTGACGAGTATCGTGGGGGGTAAGGACTGCGTGTTTACTTTCTATGATGACCTAACCATGCCCGATGGAAAAAACATCGGGAACTGTTGTCTCTGTGCTTTAGAGAAGATATGTAAGCCCATCAGCTGTGCCCTTTATCCTATTCGTGAGAAGACCTTTGCAGATGGTACGGTGGCGCTGAACTATCATAAATGGGATATCTGTAAGTGCGGGCGTGAAAAAGGGAAGGCTCTTCACCTTCCCATTTATCAGTTCTTAAAAGGTCCACTGGTGCGCCGCTTTGGCGAGCAGTGGTATCAGGAGCTCTGCGATGTGGCTTCCGATTTGAAGCAGCAGGGCTACCTGTAA